In Zingiber officinale cultivar Zhangliang chromosome 3B, Zo_v1.1, whole genome shotgun sequence, a single window of DNA contains:
- the LOC121968275 gene encoding UPF0496 protein 1-like — protein MGAQHSARPHSLAVADAGAGRGDGHTHLPCLAELMSYEEACRLDPELETFESMLQQRTDRTISTLTDDVQVHSLSLNSLREITGYLLEMNQEVVKVILDCKSAMCGRTPSSSTSSRITSRTASKLSTSALPLKSASLKLVTTSSSSKSHCSASSRRRRTTKVTIRGTLTELRRFKAGGDPFTEEFFKAFRSIHHHQLQMLDKMKMRKNKLHKKLKSIKALEESLEHHLCGHIDHLLNLLDSCRYHSYPTYCYIFQT, from the coding sequence ATGGGAGCTCAACACAGCGCGAGGCCGCACAGCCTAGCTGTTGCAGATGCCGGCGCCGGCAGAGGAGATGGCCACACACACCTCCCGTGTTTGGCGGAGCTGATGTCTTACGAGGAGGCCTGCCGCCTCGATCCCGAGCTCGAGACCTTCGAATCCATGCTCCAGCAGCGCACCGATCGCACCATCTCCACCCTCACCGACGATGTCCAGGTCCATTCCCTCTCCCTCAATTCCCTCAGGGAGATCACCGGCTACCTCCTCGAGATGAACCAGGAGGTGGTCAAGGTCATCCTCGACTGCAAAAGTGCGATGTGTGGAAGAACACCGAGCTCTTCGACCTCGTCGAGGATTACTTCCAGAACAGCCTCCAAACTCTCGACTTCTGCACTACCTTTGAAAAGTGCCTCACTAAAGCTCGTAACAACTAGTTCATCCTCCAAGTCGCACTGCAGTGCTTcgtcgaggaggaggaggaccacAAAGGTGACAATACGAGGTACTCTTACAGAGCTAAGGCGCTTCAAGGCGGGCGGCGATCCCTTCACGGAAGAGTTCTTCAAGGCTTTTCGGTCCATCCACCACCACCAGCTCCAGATGCTCGACAAAATGAAGATGAGAAAGAACAAGCTACACAAGAAGCTCAAATCCATCAAGGCCCTGGAGGAAAGTCTCGAGCATCATCTTTGCGGCCACATTGACCACCTTCTTAATTTGCTCGATAGTTGCCGCTACCATAGCTACCCCACCTATTGCTACATATTTCAAACTTAA